The genomic stretch TGCATCTACCGAGCCGGTATCGAGAATGATCACTTCCGATACCATATCAGCTACGGAAGACAAGCACTGGGAGAGAACCCATTCTTCATCTCTGACAATCATACAAAGGGACACAGGAGAATCTGGATTCATTCGCGTATAAGCCTCCTCTTATCCTTAGTGGATGTGATCTACCTAAATCCGTCTGGCCATGGAAGTCTAAGCCGAATATGCTGGACAAGACGAGTGTTCACATCACCATTTGCCTGCGTTTGGATTGCAGATAGATGCCCGTCTGCTGCCGAAACCATACTGCTTACATACTTCTTCGTTCCCACTAGAGCTGTCTCAGACAAGGCTTCTCTGTTCTTTTCTAAGATACTGCGCCAGACGCCTGTAATCCCTACAAACATCTCTCTCTTCCCCGCATGATCCGCTGCTTCCAGAAGTTCTGCAAAGCTAGACCAAGTCTCCTCGGTTAAAGGCTTTAACTCCTTATCTATCCCCTGTTCGATGAGGAGAATGGCCTGATCTTTAAAGACCTGCTTCTTCCCTGCACCAGAAGGGATATCTAAACTCCACATCAGCCAATCTTTCTCTTGTTCAGAAAAGTCAGGGTTCTCGTGCAGCAGACGAGCTGCACTCTCCCAATCCCCGCTCCGCCACCGCGCCATGGGCTTACTTACATGGATCGTCTTATGAAGAACGGACGGCTGATCCCATTCCTGCAAAATGGATAAGACAGCTAAGTAGCATCTGCTATCATTCAGGATTCCAATCATTTTCCACATTGCTTCTTGTGATTCTATACGAAAGCGTGCCTCGATAAGCTCTGGCAGTCGCTCCTCCTGTCTAGTAACCTGCAGGATACGGCAGATCCGGTATAACGGCGGAAGCAGACTTGGCTTATACCGAACTGCCTCGACATAGGCATCTACGGCTTCTTCGAGCGCTTCTCTTTGTTCCGCATACTGACCTAGCATATAGAGCGTTTGGAAGGTGCCGATCCCTTCCTCTGTATGGTACATCTCCGCTGCAGGCCCCATATGGAGGGCTTCTTGAAGAATCTTTTCGGCCTCCTCTGTTCTCCCGAGCGTATTCTGGGTAAAGGCCTCAGCATGCAGCAGATCTGTATAGCCCGGGTACAGTCTACGCCCTTCCGCAATCTTTTCCATTGCCTCTCCCCATTGCCCAAGTGCCTGCAGACATCGCACTTCATATTTAAGAACCAAATGCGCATAACTGACACGTGCGGGGTCTAAGCCGCTCCATGACTTCTGAAAACACCTTAACGCCTGCTGTAGTTCCCCCATTCGTAAGTACTCCACACCCAGATTGTAATCATGAAACGGATTCCCAGGATCTTCTTCGATAATTTGCTGGAGCAGCTCCATATTTCGATTCACTTTGTTCTTAGCAGAGACAATCGTCTCGCTGTACCCGTAATGATGAATAATTACATCGGTCATATGAAAATGAGCTTCTGTCCGTTGACTCACAATGGATTCGGCGATCTGTTCATGAATTCTTCCCTGAAAACGGTACTCTGGTCGATGCCGAAACATACGAAGTACCGGATTAATCGTGACTCCACCCGAACCGTTTCCTGTATAATTATGGATTTGTAAAAAGTAACCTTCGATCCCATCCTGCTGCGCCCAAATCGGAAGTTCTCTTGCTCCCTGTTCATCTATTCTTTCATCTGCATCAAGAAACAGAATCCAGTCACCGGCAGCTGCCTCAAGCCCCGCATTTCTAGCCGCCGCAAAATCATGAGACCACGTAAAGTGGACGATAGAAGCGCCGTAACTTTCTGCGAGCTGAACCGTGTTGTCTGTTGAACCCGTATCCACAACGATGATTTCATCAACAGCTCCCTGTACACTTTCAAGACATGCGGGCAGCATTTGTTCCTCATCTTTTACGATCATGCATAGAGAAATGGTTTGACTCGGCAATTCTCACACCCCTCTCCTTCTTGCCTGACCGTCCCAAGCTGTTTTCCAGTTCAGGTCATCTAACCTTTGCAGACTGCCCGTGAGATCGGCAACATCCTGAGCTAAGGTAGCATATGTGCTTTCTGAGGTTTTTGCAGTTTCAGTATTCAGCATTCGTACAGCCGCTTCTCTTGCCAGTTGCAAGCAGCTGGCTGCTGCCCCTATCCTAGCGCGGTTATGATCTTTGGATAGTGTGACTGCCTGCTCAAATAAAGCAAGGGACTCCGAGTAGTTCGCACGGTCATACATAAATTCGGCCAGGTGAGACATCCCCTCTAAATGAAGGTGCCCTTTTGCTAATTGCTCTAAGTACTGCTCTGCTGCCTCCAATCGGTAACCGTGTTTATATAAAAGATCCGCTGCTGTACCAGGTGACAATAACCCAGCCTTTTTCATGAATAGCAGCAGATCTTTCTGCCCGCAGGCTGCCGCTCGGTCCGCTAGTTTCTCTGCTTTCTGAAGTAGTATTCCTAAATCCAGCTGAGGAAGATCTTGAGTTTCATTCTGCTGTTTTATGTTTAACAACTGCCGCTCTATCTCCAAATAGAACACGCTGTCCTCATTACTATGCTTATAGAACACTTGCGGTAATGGCTCAGCACAGGACCATGAACAGATCGCCCAGTCCATTACGGCTAAATCTATTTGCTTCTGATCGTATGGAGATATCGGCAGATTACTGAATTCCTCAGTAAGTCCCTTGATTCGCTCTAATAACAGCTGGGATCGCTGTATTGCTTGGGGCTTTCTTTGGGTCTGAATCAGACAGGCGCGGGCCCAGCTTTCCTCTTCTATGCCAATGGATTGCACAGGCAGAATGGATAGAGCCGCTTCATATGCTCCGCACGACATGAGTGCATAAGCCGCCTTTTGCAGATGTCCGGGGTTCTCTCTGTCGATTAACTCCACTAAAACTTGCTGAATAGAGGGATCTGCTATCCCTTCTTTTTGCAGCAAATCAGCTAACCCGCTTATCGCCGGAAGATAACCTTGATGTGCCTTTATAGCAGCCCGGTAGTGATCCTCTGCATCGGATGATCTCCCCTTGCGTTTATCTATTTCTGCCATATGGGTGAGTGGAATATAGCTGTCTGCCCCAGCCTCCGTAACATAAAGTGCAACTTGGTTCTGGGTAGAAATAGAGGACTTCACTGCTTTTTCAAAATAGCCATAAGCTTGCTCAGACATCCCGTACTCCTGTTCAACAAGCCCAAGCAGAGTGTAAAGATCAGGATAATCTCTATACCGCCTGATTTCTGCCAGCAATAAATTCCTTGCCTGTTCTAACTCCTGGTTTGCATAAAGCAGCTTTCCTAAGTCCCGTACTAAAGTCGCTCGGTATGGAGCATTCACGGGGCTGCTACTTAGTGCCTGCAAGAAAGCTATTCTAGCCTGCTCCCTATCTTCTAATTGGCAGTACGTTACCCCAAGATTGTAGAGATGAAAAGCATCATCCGGGTTTATTAGTAGCGCCTGCTGGATTATTTTCAAATTACGCAGAGCCGTCTGTCTACTCTCAATGACCGCAGGAAGATACCCATAATGATTCACTTTCAGCGGACAGATGGAAGGAGGCATGGAGGCTGTTTTTGTCCTAGTCGAAGAGCATTTCACTCCATGCCCTATATTCAGCCGAATATTCAGTCCGATCTCTCCCAAAGACTCTTGATCTGCTTGAACAAGCTGTTCGTGAATCAGCCCTTCATACCGGTAACCATATCTATTTCGAAACACGCGCGGTGCAAAATAATGAATACACTCCTCGGGACCAGATCCCGTCCAGTTCACAAGTTCAATCAGACACTGGCTTCCTTCTTCCTGACTCAGAAACTCCTTAATCTCTTCCTGCCCGGCTATCACCTGTTCATCTGCATCCAGCACTAGAATCCAATCTGTATTTGCATGCACTAACCCTGCATTACGGGCTTTTGCAAAGTTATGCTCCCACGGACTGCGAATTACCGTCGCTCCGTACTCTTCTGCTATGGCAATAGACCGATCGGTAGAACCCGTATCGACAATAATCAGCTCATCAGCCAGCGTATGAACCTGTTCCAAACATGCGCCTAGCCATTTTTCTTCGTTATATACAATCAGGTGAACTCCCAAAGTAGGAATACTCATCGTGAACTCTCCCCCGGTTACAAAAAAAATACATGGGCCTCTGTTGAGGCTCCATGTACGTATATGTGTGCAGCGCTTATTATGTGCCTTGTCCGTTGAAATACACACTAATGGTGGCAGGTATTCCTGGCGTGCTGGATCTATAAGCAAGCCTTGTATATTTGAGAAAACGCTGCGGAACAAGCACATCAACAGATCCTGCAGCAATTCCTGTAACTGTATCCACATCAGTGAACCAGTTCGTACCATTCGCGCTGATTTCAACCCTTGCATCCGCACTGCCTGTTGTCCCTGAGTTATACACAAAGAAAGAGTAGGTTCCAAACACACTTGTCGTGACTGGAGATAGCGGGGTGTAAGCATCCGCTGTAGTAATGCCAAGCGTCGGAATTTCCTGAAAGCTTTTCTGTGATATGGATGTAATACTATCTAGTCTTCCGGCTGTAATGGTTGCTCCGAGTACACTTGTGATCGTACCGTTCAGCAAACTCGATAGAGTTCCTGCTGTGATGGTTGTTCCCAGTACACTCGTTATCGTCCCTGCGGTAATTGTGGTTCCTAGTACACTCGTCAGCGTTCCCGCTGTTATCGTTGCTCCGAGCACACTTGTCAGTGTTCCATCCAACAAGTTCGTGAGTGTACCTGCAGTGACTGTGGCTCCTAGCACTCCCGTTATCGTCCCTGCGGTAATTGTGGTTCCGAGTACGCTCGTCAGCGTTCCTGCTGTGATCGTTGCTCCGAGTACACTTGTCAGGGTTCCATCCAACAAGTTCGTGAGTGTACCTGCTGTGACTGTCGCTCCCAGCACGCTCGTCAGTGTTCCATCCAGCAAGTTCGTAAGTGTACCTGCTGTGACTGTCGCTCCCAGCACGCTCGTCAGTGTTCCATCCAGCAAGTTCGTAAGTGTACCTGCCGTAACTGTAGCTCCTAGCACACTCGTCAGCGTTCCCGCTGTGATCGTTGCTCCGAGTACACTTGTCAGTGTTCCATCCAACAAGTTCGTGAGTGTACCCGCCGTAACTGTAGCTCCCAGCACGCTCGTCAGTGTTCCATCTAACAAGTTCGTGAGTGTACCTGCCGTAACTGTGGCTCCCAGTACTCCCGTTATCGTCCCTGCTGTAATCGTTGCTCCGAGCACACTCGTCAGTGTCCCGTCCAACAAGTTCGTGAGTGTACCTGCCGTAACTGTAGCTCCTAGTACTCCCGTTATCGTCCCTGCTGTGATTGTAGTTCCGAGTACGCTCGTCAGCGTTCCCGCTGTGATCGTTGCTCCGAGCACACTTGTGAGTGTCCCCGCCGTAATTGTCGTCCCGAGTACACTTGTAATTGTACCCGCAGTAATGGATACGCTCGTGATGATAGGCATGTTACTAATCGTACCATCCAAAATAACACCCACCAGATTACCTGATGGATCCGTACGCACAGGATGGGATACTTCGTCATTATCCGTACCATATATCAGCGTTCTTAAATTGTCCGGGTTTAAATTAAAACTTGAAAAGTTTGGCATCAAGGGCCTCCTCCATAGAACATGATCTAACACCGCAGCAGTGCTACGTCATTCTATGCCAGGACCCAGCGAGTAGTAACGGCTCAAGCCGCACTCTTTTTTTCAGGGTAAGGACAACCCAAACCAAAGACTCATTTTTTCCATATACTAGTCTTGGATAATATTTATCATTAGCCGTGTTCAAGCAGCCATAACGAAGGAAACTTAGGAACTGAATTCTACTAAAGGAGGAAGATTGATGACCAACTATCATGTATTTAATTCACCCAATCGGCCTTTGTACACACAGCAGATGAATACTTATGTATCCCCTGGTGTTGAAGCTACTCCTGATGCAGGAGCTGCGGCCGCTGGAAGACTGTTCTCCTTAACAACGGGAAACGTTGCGGTAGCTTCGGGTAGCAGTCTGTTATTACAGGTAGTTAACCCCGCAGGCAGCGGTCGTACTCTATACTTCTCGCAAGCGATTGGGGGGACTACTGCTGCTGCTTCGCTTATTTTATACCGGGGAGGCACGTTAACTGGCGGAGCTGGATTGACTCCGATTAATAATCTTTTTGGAAGCCCGATTACAAGTGTAATGACAGCGCAGCAAGTAACGGGTTCCATTACAGGAAGCCCTGTCAGCATCATGAGCATTCCTCTAACCTCAGGTGCTTATCAAGTTCGGCTTCCGGGGACAATCCTTGTTCCACCAGGTCAATCCGTAACATTTAGTCTTGGAACAGGTGCACTGACGGGATCCATCAATGTAAGCTGGTGGGAATTTTAAAATGAAAAGTTATGAAGGAGGGATACTACTCTATGCCTAACGATCACATTTTTAATAGTGCGAAAAAACCTCTGCAACAGCTCCAACTAAATACGTATCAGTCCCCCAGCGCAGCAGCTCCTACAGAAGCGAGTGCAAGTCAGGCGGGAAGGCTGTTTACAGCAGGAGCAACGAACTCAGCTACGCTTGGACTGCTTGGCGGATCTTCTATCATTACCATACAGCTGACCAATCCCGCAGGCAGTGAAAGAACCGCATATATTTCTCGCATTTCGGGCGGCATCAATGTTTCACTTAGCTTGTTATCCTCATTTACCGGGTCTATGACAATTAGTAGAAATGGTACTTTAACAGGACCGACTACACTGACAGCCTCTAACTTAAATTTTGCAAGCAGTAACTCAAGTCTTATGACTGTCCGCTCATCTACCTCTGCTTCTACTGGAGGAACTTCCATTCTCTCCATGCCTCTAGCTCCAGGACCCCTTGAATATAACGAGTTCGGAGATTTTATCATCCCTCCAGGTCAATCTTTCTCAATAACCATAAGCGGCGCTTTGTCTGTTGCAGGGGTTCTTGCCAGTACAGCCAACCTCGTCTTTTGGGAGGTCTAGACAGACTCTGCCTCTGTTCTTTTCATAGATTTTGTGGTTTCTTTGTTAGACTTTTCGCCCCATAAGAAGGAACCTAATGCAAAACCAATAAGTCCAATCACAGCCACCGTACATCCAATCCAAAAGAAGGTCGCTTGCACCCCAGCAGATTCAATAACAAACCCTCCAAAGAGCGGTGCAGATACAAGCACGACACTAACCACCGTATTACTTATACCAAAGACACGTCCGACCATATCCTGGCGGCTTTCTTTTTGCATAATGGTCTGGTTGGTTACCATGAATAGACCATTTCCTACTCCGATCAG from Paenibacillus polygoni encodes the following:
- a CDS encoding TPR domain-containing glycosyltransferase, giving the protein MPSQTISLCMIVKDEEQMLPACLESVQGAVDEIIVVDTGSTDNTVQLAESYGASIVHFTWSHDFAAARNAGLEAAAGDWILFLDADERIDEQGARELPIWAQQDGIEGYFLQIHNYTGNGSGGVTINPVLRMFRHRPEYRFQGRIHEQIAESIVSQRTEAHFHMTDVIIHHYGYSETIVSAKNKVNRNMELLQQIIEEDPGNPFHDYNLGVEYLRMGELQQALRCFQKSWSGLDPARVSYAHLVLKYEVRCLQALGQWGEAMEKIAEGRRLYPGYTDLLHAEAFTQNTLGRTEEAEKILQEALHMGPAAEMYHTEEGIGTFQTLYMLGQYAEQREALEEAVDAYVEAVRYKPSLLPPLYRICRILQVTRQEERLPELIEARFRIESQEAMWKMIGILNDSRCYLAVLSILQEWDQPSVLHKTIHVSKPMARWRSGDWESAARLLHENPDFSEQEKDWLMWSLDIPSGAGKKQVFKDQAILLIEQGIDKELKPLTEETWSSFAELLEAADHAGKREMFVGITGVWRSILEKNREALSETALVGTKKYVSSMVSAADGHLSAIQTQANGDVNTRLVQHIRLRLPWPDGFR
- a CDS encoding DUF6385 domain-containing protein, coding for MPNFSSFNLNPDNLRTLIYGTDNDEVSHPVRTDPSGNLVGVILDGTISNMPIITSVSITAGTITSVLGTTITAGTLTSVLGATITAGTLTSVLGTTITAGTITGVLGATVTAGTLTNLLDGTLTSVLGATITAGTITGVLGATVTAGTLTNLLDGTLTSVLGATVTAGTLTNLLDGTLTSVLGATITAGTLTSVLGATVTAGTLTNLLDGTLTSVLGATVTAGTLTNLLDGTLTSVLGATVTAGTLTNLLDGTLTSVLGATITAGTLTSVLGTTITAGTITGVLGATVTAGTLTNLLDGTLTSVLGATITAGTLTSVLGTTITAGTITSVLGTTITAGTLSSLLNGTITSVLGATITAGRLDSITSISQKSFQEIPTLGITTADAYTPLSPVTTSVFGTYSFFVYNSGTTGSADARVEISANGTNWFTDVDTVTGIAAGSVDVLVPQRFLKYTRLAYRSSTPGIPATISVYFNGQGT
- a CDS encoding tetratricopeptide repeat-containing glycosyltransferase family 2 protein — translated: MSIPTLGVHLIVYNEEKWLGACLEQVHTLADELIIVDTGSTDRSIAIAEEYGATVIRSPWEHNFAKARNAGLVHANTDWILVLDADEQVIAGQEEIKEFLSQEEGSQCLIELVNWTGSGPEECIHYFAPRVFRNRYGYRYEGLIHEQLVQADQESLGEIGLNIRLNIGHGVKCSSTRTKTASMPPSICPLKVNHYGYLPAVIESRQTALRNLKIIQQALLINPDDAFHLYNLGVTYCQLEDREQARIAFLQALSSSPVNAPYRATLVRDLGKLLYANQELEQARNLLLAEIRRYRDYPDLYTLLGLVEQEYGMSEQAYGYFEKAVKSSISTQNQVALYVTEAGADSYIPLTHMAEIDKRKGRSSDAEDHYRAAIKAHQGYLPAISGLADLLQKEGIADPSIQQVLVELIDRENPGHLQKAAYALMSCGAYEAALSILPVQSIGIEEESWARACLIQTQRKPQAIQRSQLLLERIKGLTEEFSNLPISPYDQKQIDLAVMDWAICSWSCAEPLPQVFYKHSNEDSVFYLEIERQLLNIKQQNETQDLPQLDLGILLQKAEKLADRAAACGQKDLLLFMKKAGLLSPGTAADLLYKHGYRLEAAEQYLEQLAKGHLHLEGMSHLAEFMYDRANYSESLALFEQAVTLSKDHNRARIGAAASCLQLAREAAVRMLNTETAKTSESTYATLAQDVADLTGSLQRLDDLNWKTAWDGQARRRGV